In Platichthys flesus chromosome 21, fPlaFle2.1, whole genome shotgun sequence, the following are encoded in one genomic region:
- the LOC133932787 gene encoding carbonic anhydrase 1, translated as MSWGYAADNGPDKWADNFPVANGPRQSPIDILPGDASFDAALKPLSLKYDPSNCQEILNNGHSFQVTFIDDTDSSTLKDGPISGVYRLKQFHFHWGACDERGSEHTVAGTMYPAELHLVHWNTKYPSFGEAASKPDGLAVVGVFLKIGAENANLQKVLDAFSSIKAKGKQTTFAGFDPASLLPGCLDYWTYDGSLTTPPLLESVTWIVCKEPISVSAEQMAKFRSLLFSAEGEAECCMVDNYRPPQPLKGRAVRASFK; from the exons ATGTCTTGGGGATACGCAGCAGACAACG GACCCGACAAATGGGCTGATAACTTCCCAGTGGCCAATGGCCCCCGCCAGTCTCCCATTGACATCTTACCTGGGGACGCGTCCTTCGACGCAGCGCTGAAGCCGCTCAGCCTGAAGTACGACCCCTCCAACTGCCAGGAGATTCTCAACAACGGACATTCCTTCCAGGTGACCTTCATAGATGACACCGACAGCTCAA ctctgaaagatGGGCCGATCTCAGGCGTCTACAGGCTCAAGCAGTTTCATTTCCACTGGGGAGCTTGTGATGAGAGGGGCTCCGAGCACACAGTGGCCGGGACCATGTATCCTGCCGAG CTCCATCTCGTGCACTGGAACACCAAATACCCGAGCTTCGGAGAGGCCGCTAGCAAACCTGACGGACTCGCCGTTGTCGGAGTTTTCCTCAAA ATTGGGGCTGAAAACGCCAACCTCCAGAAGGTTCTTGACGCCTTCAGTTCCATCAAGGCCAAA GGCAAGCAGACCACCTTCGCTGGCTTCGACCCCGCCAGCCTGCTCCCCGGGTGCCTGGACTACTGGACGTACGACGGCTCCCTGACCACTCCCCCTCTGCTGGAGAGCGTCACCTGGATTGTCTGCAAGGAGCCAATCAGCGTCAGCGCCGAGCAG ATGGCCAAATTCCGCAGCCTGCTCTTCTCTGCTGAGGGTGAGGCAGAGTGCTGCATGGTGGACAACTACCGTCCTCCCCAGCCGCTCAAGGGTCGCGCTGTCCGTGCTTCCTTCAAGTaa
- the rbis gene encoding ribosomal biogenesis factor, with the protein MGKNKLKGSKQKNVFRVVKKQPKNKNKTKPITTTLKHINAVKNEKVANLDQMFTEVQRDVQSVSKSVAPKPKKQTQVVREPPKESVNVDNAAQLFSQL; encoded by the exons ATGGGGAAGAATAAACTAAAAGGGTCGAAACAGAAGAACGTCTTTCGAGTGGTGAAGAAACAGCcgaagaacaagaacaaaacCAAACCCATCACCACGACACTCAAACAC ATCAATGCGGTGAAAAATGAGAAGGTGGCGAACCTTGATCAGATGTTCACAGAAGTCCAGAGGGACGTTCAGAGTGTTTCCAAGTCTGTCGCTCCCAAACcgaagaaacaaacacag GTCGTCAGGGAGCCGCCCAAGGAATCTGTGAATGTGGACAATGCTGCTCAGCTTTTCTCTCAGCTGTAA